A genome region from Microplitis mediator isolate UGA2020A chromosome 4, iyMicMedi2.1, whole genome shotgun sequence includes the following:
- the LOC130666346 gene encoding uncharacterized protein LOC130666346 produces the protein MCPKGEESWCSYQRAEARGELDTYSHDYSPLPSDVLKAIKPIYEGLSNENLLSRCVGGFNQNNNESFNQLVWKICPKTVNTSFTVVQIAAYVAMCIFNEGINSVLVLMNTLGLNCGPNSHRYAERMDAARIKVADKRANDNTREGRLQRRHQQINILEAAMTAEELLYGPGIDDSV, from the coding sequence atgtgtccaaaaggcgaagaatcttggtgctcttaccagcgcgctgaagcaagaggagagcttgatacctattctcacgattattctcccttaccttctgatgttttaaaagctatcaagcctatatacgaaggtcttagtaatgaaaatttactttcaagatgtgtaggtggattcaatcagaataataatgaaagctttaaccaactagtatggaaaatatgcccaaaaacggtaaatactagttttactgtcgtacaaatagctgcatacgttgctatgtgtatatttaatgagggtataaattcagtattagtcttgatgaatacactaggacttaattgtgggcctaattctcatcggtatgcagaaagaatggatgctgcacgtatcaaagtagcagataagcgcgctaatgataacacccgagaaggtcgattgcaacgtaggcaccagcaaatcaatattttggaagctgctatga